The Xiphias gladius isolate SHS-SW01 ecotype Sanya breed wild chromosome 4, ASM1685928v1, whole genome shotgun sequence genome includes a window with the following:
- the LOC120788568 gene encoding prospero homeobox protein 1-like, which yields MNPSVWSKGMYSSSNICQPSFQSAPVPSNPDVSGVSVTFHKDSEKVKMLRESDHYSSGEAGSSSICSGQRDLNAPRDSTTRRQPSPGSSSSGHRDWDLSSGRRAKRARVENIIKGMSSSPGMHCKDVRTNLHEETDCVQEDKKIRELPIHQEHIERSGPRSMSHSQATRKQLESQQQHLRQLRTKFNHVDKLSETTDSSKEEKCPTWNDSPDTSTRDAFTDSYSEFESSSSRQYQGWKKVKLMNHCQSKPERIKLMADVLKYKLSRAVSRSVDSVFKSLPLLQTSPNDEGSVGTDVPLQSSVCKDKKLRLSCCGNAEVQVPDVQTEALSLVVQKPRPDKFILQPRPRAHHRPKPPAPFSRDSALHDGRPSQKNQNTTHQHALRCLQDGRSEVGQAKFEMFDTHWNLVKVRSKVNSRSARSPQTRTVSVDPVLLESLRHPHVKIESDSLAKNNLYVLNEVLTTNHLKKAKLMFFYTRYPSSLVLKMCFHDVQFTRCITSQLIKWFSNFREFYYIQMEKFARHALIDGGADMRDLTVGRESELFRALNMHYNKANDFQVPDRFLEVAEITLREFYIAISMGKDRDPSWKKAIYKVICKLDSDVPAEFKSHHSG from the exons ATGAATCCAAGTGTTTGGAGCAAAGGCATGTATTCCTCCAGCAACATTTGCCAACCATCATTTCAATCTGCCCCTGTGCCGTCAAATCCAGATGTATCGGGCGTTTCTGTGACTTTTCACAAAGACAGTGAGAAAGTGAAAATGCTACGGGAGAGTGATCATTACAGCAGCGGTGAAGCTGGTTCAAGTTCGATCTGTTCTGGCCAGCGGGACCTCAATGCACCCAGAGACAGCACCACAAGAAGGCAGCCATCCCCTGGATCCAGTTCTTCTGGTCATCGTGACTGGGACCTAAGCAGTGGCCGTCGAGCAAAGCGTGCCAGAGTGGAAAATATCATCAAAGGCATGAGCAGCTCTCCTGGTATGCACTGCAAAGATGTGAGGACAAATCTGCATGAGGAGACAGACTGCGTGCAGGAAGATAAAAAGATTCGAGAACTGCCTATACATCAGGAGCACATCGAAAGAAGCGGGCCTAGGAGCATGAGTCACAGCCAGGCAACAAGAAAGCAGCTTGagagtcagcagcagcacctcCGACAGCTCAGAACAAAGTTTAACCATGTGGACAAACTAAGTGAAACTACAGACAGTAGTAAGGAGGAGAAATGTCCCACCTGGAACGATTCTCCTGACACATCTACAAGGGATGCATTTACAGATTCATACAGTGAGTTTGAGAGCAGCTCAAGTAGACAATATCAAGGCTGGAAGAAGGTGAAGCTTATGAACCACTGCCAATCCAAACCTGAGAGAATAAAGCTAATGGCAGATGTTTTAAAGTACAAACTGTCCAGAGCTGTCAGTAGGAGCGTTGACTCTGTTTTCAAAAGCCTGCCGCTTCTACAGACATCACCAAACGACGAGGGGAGTGTAGGGACTGACGTGCCTCTACAGTCATCAGTgtgtaaagataaaaaattaagacTTTCATGTTGTGGGAATGCAGAGGTGCAAGTCCCAGATGTTCAAACCGAAGCTCTGTCTCTGGTTGTACAAAAGCCTCGTCCGGACAAGTTTATCCTCCAGCCCAGACCGAGAGCTCACCATCGCCCAAAACCTCCGGCCCCCTTCAGCCGTGACTCCGCTCTGCATGACGGTCGGCCGTCACAGAAGAATCAGAACACTACCCATCAACATGCCCTTAGATGCTTGCAGGACGGACGCTCTGAAGTTGGCCAAGCAAAGTTTGAGATGTTTGACACACACTGGAATTTGGTCAAAGTGAGATCGAAGGTCAACTCCAGATCTGCAAGAAGCCCACAGACTCGTACTGTGTCGGTGGATCCAGTGCTTTTAGAAAGCCTTCGCCACCCCCATGTCAAGATTGAGTCTGATAGCCTGGCGAAGAACAACCTGTACGTGCTCAAT GAGGTTCTGACCACAAACCATCTGAAGAAAGCAAAGCTTATGTTCTTCTACACTCGCTACCCGAGCTCACTGGTACTGAAGATGTGTTTCCATGATGTGCAG TTCACGCGCTGCATCACCTCTCAGCTCATCAAGTGGTTCAGTAACTTCAGGGAGTTCTACTACATCCAGATGGAAAAGTTTGCCCGCCATGCCCTCATAGACGGAGGGGCTGACATGAGGGATCTGACTGTGGGGAGAGAATCAGAACTTTTCAGAGCTCTTAACATGCACTACAACAAAGCCAATGACTTCCAG
- the LOC120788976 gene encoding dihydrolipoyllysine-residue succinyltransferase component of 2-oxoglutarate dehydrogenase complex, mitochondrial-like has product MFSRSRCVYRTLGRSLSTVSQANKVLVRQSVSGLSVCSRLVYRSSQPCEFPSSANVFHIRYFKTSAVHRDEVMTVKTPAFAESVTEGDVRWEKAVGDSVTEDEVVCEIETDKTSVQVPAPAAGVIEELLVPDGGKVEGGTPLFKLRKGAAATKAAPSPAAEAPAAAAAAPPPPPPPPASIPTTMPTVPPVPQEVASAKPVSAVKATAAAPAPAPAAPTAGGRGENRVKMNRMRLRIAQRLKEAQNTCAMLTTFNEVDMSNIQEMRKIHKDAFLKRHNIKLGFMSAFVKAAAHALTDQPVVNAVIDDTTNEIVYRDYVDISVAVATPKGLVVPVIRNVETMNFADIEKAINALGEKARKNELAVEDMDGGTFTISNGGVFGSLFGTPIINPPQSAILGMHGIFDRPVAMNGKVEVRPMMYVALTYDHRLIDGREAVTFLRKIKAVVEDPRVLLLDM; this is encoded by the exons ATGTTTTCACGATCCCGATGTGTATACCGGACGCTTGGCCGGTCCTTGTCCACGGTGAGCCAG GCCAATAAGGTGCTGGTCCGACAAAGCGTATCTG gcctctctgtctgcagccGGCTAGTTTACAGGAGTTCTCAGCC ATGTGAGTTTCCATCATCAGCAAATGTGTTCCACATCAGATACTTTAAGACCTCTGCTGTTCACA ggGATGAAGTAATGACAGTCAAAACTCCTGCATTCGCAGAATCTGTTACAGAGGGAGATGTGAGGTGGGAGAAAG CTGTGGGCGACTCAGTGACAGAAGATGAGGTGGTGTGTGAAATTGAGACTGACAAG ACCTCGGTACAAGTCCCCGCTCCAGCAGCTGGTGTGATTGAGGAACTGCTGGTGCCCGATGGAGGGAAGGTAGAAGGAGGAACGCCCCTCTTCAAGCTCCGGAAAGGAG CTGCTGCTACCAAAGCTGCTCCCTCCCCGGCTGCAGAGGCACCAGCTGCGGCCGCTGCagcccctcctccacctccacctcctccagcttCAATCCCTACAACCATGCCTACGGTGCCCCCAGTGCCACAAGAGGTGGCCTCAGCCAAACCTG tTTCTGCTGTTAAGGCCACTGCtgcagcaccagcaccagcaccagctgCTCCAACagcaggaggcagaggagaaaaCAGG GTAAAGATGAACCGTATGAGGTTAAGGATCGCCCAGAGGCTGAAGGAGGCTCAGAACACCTGCGCCATGCTGACCACTTTCAACGAGGTGGACATGAG CAACATTCAGGAGATGAGGAAAATCCATAAGGATGCTTTCTTGAAGAGGCACAACATCAAACTGGGCTTCATGTCAGCGTTTGTGAAGGCTGCAGCACATGCTCTGACTGACCAACCGGTTGTCAATGCAG TTATTGATGATACAACAAATGAGATCGTCTACAGGGATTATGTGGACATTAGTGTCGCTGTGGCAACTCCAAAG gGGCTTGTTGTACCGGTGATCCGTAATGTTGAGACCATGAACTTTGCTGACATTGAGAAAGCCATTAATGCACTGGGAGAGAAG GCTCGTAAAAATGAGCTTGCTGTTGAGGATATGGATGGGGGCACTTTCACCATCAGCAATGGTGGTGTGTTCGGCTCCTTGTTTGGTACACCCATCATCAACCCGCCGCAATCTGCCATCCTGGGCATGCATGGCATCTTCGACCGACCCGTGGCCATGAATGGCAAG GTTGAAGTCCGGCCCATGATGTATGTGGCACTGACTTACGACCACCGACTCATTGACGGCAGAGAAGCTGTCACTTTCTTACGCAAGATcaaagcagtggtggaagatcCACGAGTGCTGCTTCTTGACATGTGA